In one Cronobacter dublinensis subsp. dublinensis LMG 23823 genomic region, the following are encoded:
- a CDS encoding glycoside hydrolase family 65 protein encodes MKPLTTLVEARFDPHYHNKYATLMAAGNGALGVRATHEEAYTTQTRGMYLAGLYHRAGEGETTELVNLPDLVGMEIELNGELFSLLSGEILGYHRELCFARGELTRVVDWRSAQGQRFTIKSTRFVSAQRLGLFCLRLAITPHDDTATVRVVTGIDATQTNSGRQHLAERELRVFDNRYLQGRYRTLDNNADVTLCCACQVSPQAQVSFSAKNRRLLQHSQQTLTAGASFTLEKCAWVSATPDGPDDNDAAQSLIRLRECAAAGYDALLAESLQTRRAWWQGARVEVESDSGQDQQALDFALYHLHAMTPRHDERSSIAAKGLTGEGYKGHVFWDTEVFLLPFYLHTAPGVARQLLRYRWLNLAGAKRKAARGGWQGALFPWESARSGDEETPPFAAINIRTGLRQKVASAEAEHHLVADIAWAVATYGQATGDASFMAHEGRELLEETARFWLSRAQEVNGRLELHDVIGPDEYTEHINNNAYTSYLAHYNVALALETRRRVGGPDDGFIAQCEDFLARLFLPAPRPDGVIAQDDTFFSKPTIDLTRYRAQAGSQSVLLDYSRAEVNEMQILKQADVVMLLYMLPWRFDNATVAANLDYYEPRTIHDSSLSKAIHGIVAARCGRHDEAYRFWRAGCEIDLGDAPHSSDDGIHAAATGAIWLGAVQGFAGVSVQNGELHVTPSLPRQWQRLAFPFCWQGGTLSFAMTHDTLTMTSARAVRLFINGMAVDVEGETVFHRDGNVWRKEALCNPTR; translated from the coding sequence ATGAAACCCTTAACCACACTGGTCGAAGCGCGCTTCGACCCGCATTACCACAATAAATACGCCACGCTGATGGCCGCCGGTAACGGCGCGCTCGGCGTGCGCGCCACCCATGAAGAAGCCTATACGACCCAGACGCGCGGCATGTATCTCGCCGGGCTCTATCACCGGGCGGGCGAGGGCGAAACCACCGAACTGGTGAATCTGCCGGATCTGGTCGGCATGGAGATTGAGCTGAACGGCGAGCTGTTCAGCCTGCTTAGCGGCGAGATCCTGGGCTATCACCGCGAACTCTGCTTTGCGCGCGGCGAGCTGACCCGCGTGGTTGACTGGCGCTCGGCGCAGGGCCAGCGCTTCACCATTAAAAGCACGCGTTTTGTCTCGGCGCAGCGGCTCGGGCTGTTCTGCCTGCGGCTCGCCATTACGCCACACGACGATACAGCGACAGTGCGCGTCGTGACCGGTATCGACGCCACACAGACCAACAGCGGGCGGCAGCATCTGGCCGAGCGCGAACTGCGGGTGTTTGACAACCGCTATCTGCAAGGGCGCTACCGCACCCTGGATAACAACGCTGACGTGACGCTGTGCTGCGCCTGCCAGGTAAGCCCACAGGCGCAGGTGAGCTTTAGCGCTAAAAACCGGCGGCTGTTGCAGCATAGCCAGCAGACGCTCACCGCAGGCGCAAGCTTCACGCTGGAGAAGTGCGCGTGGGTTAGCGCGACGCCCGATGGGCCGGATGACAACGACGCCGCGCAGTCGCTTATAAGGCTTCGCGAATGTGCCGCCGCAGGTTACGACGCGCTGCTGGCGGAATCGCTACAAACCCGGCGCGCCTGGTGGCAGGGCGCGCGCGTGGAGGTAGAAAGCGACAGCGGTCAGGATCAACAGGCGCTCGATTTCGCGCTCTATCATCTGCACGCCATGACGCCGCGCCACGACGAGCGCAGCAGCATCGCGGCCAAAGGGCTCACCGGCGAAGGCTATAAGGGCCATGTGTTCTGGGACACTGAAGTCTTCCTGCTGCCGTTTTATCTTCATACCGCGCCAGGCGTCGCGCGCCAGCTGCTGCGCTACCGCTGGCTGAATCTGGCTGGCGCGAAACGCAAGGCGGCGCGCGGCGGCTGGCAGGGCGCGCTGTTCCCGTGGGAGAGCGCGCGTTCTGGCGATGAAGAGACGCCGCCCTTTGCGGCGATCAATATTCGCACCGGGCTGCGCCAGAAAGTCGCCTCCGCCGAGGCCGAGCATCATCTGGTGGCGGATATTGCCTGGGCGGTCGCGACTTACGGGCAGGCCACTGGGGATGCGTCGTTTATGGCGCATGAAGGCCGCGAACTGCTGGAAGAGACTGCGCGGTTCTGGCTCAGCCGGGCGCAGGAAGTCAACGGGCGGCTGGAGCTGCACGATGTGATTGGCCCGGATGAATATACCGAGCACATTAATAACAACGCGTATACCAGCTATCTGGCGCACTACAACGTCGCGCTGGCGCTTGAGACCCGCCGTCGCGTCGGCGGGCCGGACGACGGGTTTATCGCGCAGTGCGAGGATTTTCTCGCACGGCTCTTTCTCCCCGCACCGCGCCCGGACGGCGTGATTGCGCAGGATGATACGTTCTTCAGCAAGCCGACCATCGATCTCACGCGCTACCGGGCGCAGGCGGGCAGCCAGTCGGTGCTGCTGGATTATTCCCGCGCCGAAGTCAACGAGATGCAGATCCTCAAGCAGGCGGATGTCGTCATGCTGCTCTACATGCTGCCGTGGCGGTTCGACAACGCGACGGTTGCCGCCAACCTCGACTACTACGAGCCGCGCACCATTCACGATTCCTCGCTCAGCAAGGCTATCCACGGCATCGTGGCCGCCCGCTGCGGGCGGCATGACGAGGCGTATCGCTTCTGGCGCGCGGGCTGCGAAATCGATCTCGGTGACGCGCCCCACAGCAGCGACGACGGCATCCATGCCGCCGCCACGGGCGCCATCTGGCTTGGCGCGGTGCAGGGGTTCGCAGGCGTCAGCGTGCAGAACGGCGAACTGCATGTGACACCGTCACTTCCACGGCAGTGGCAACGGCTGGCGTTCCCGTTCTGCTGGCAGGGCGGCACGCTCAGTTTTGCGATGACGCACGACACGCTGACCATGACCAGCGCTCGTGCCGTCCGCCTGTTTATCAACGGTATGGCGGTTGATGTCGAAGGTGAAACCGTCTTTCACCGGGACGGCAACGTCTGGCGCAAGGAGGCGTTATGCAACCCGACGCGGTGA
- a CDS encoding Gfo/Idh/MocA family protein: MSAHQAAPLRVAIIGAGQVADTVHASFYRTRDEVQLVAVCDSRPEQAQAFAGRHGISRVFTDVAALLAEARPDVVSVCSPNRFHHEHVMQALAAGCHVMCEKPPAMTPAQADEMRQAAKRADTVLAYDFHHRFARDTQMLREQVARGTLGEVYVTNARALRRCGVPGWGVFTSKALQGGGPLIDIGVHMLDAALFVLGFPPVARVTAHTFQKLGTTKSSGQFGRWDPQRYTVEDALFATLTFANGGILRLETSFALNIAPQSVMNVEFCGDKAGATLFPAHIYQDCDGELLTLMQREKADDRRHQRSMEAFLDRVQGKPAPIADGEQGWQIQRLVAAMYEAAETGMCVEL; the protein is encoded by the coding sequence ATGAGTGCTCATCAAGCCGCGCCGCTGCGGGTCGCCATTATCGGCGCCGGTCAGGTGGCGGATACCGTCCATGCCTCGTTTTACCGCACGCGTGACGAGGTGCAACTGGTGGCTGTCTGCGACAGCCGCCCTGAACAGGCGCAGGCATTCGCCGGGCGCCACGGCATCAGCCGCGTTTTCACCGATGTCGCCGCGCTGCTTGCCGAAGCGCGGCCCGACGTCGTCAGCGTCTGCTCGCCAAACCGCTTTCATCACGAGCATGTAATGCAGGCGCTGGCGGCGGGCTGCCATGTGATGTGCGAAAAACCGCCCGCCATGACGCCCGCGCAGGCAGACGAAATGCGTCAGGCCGCGAAGCGCGCCGACACCGTGCTGGCCTATGATTTCCACCACCGCTTTGCGCGGGATACCCAGATGCTGCGCGAGCAGGTGGCGCGCGGCACGCTCGGCGAGGTTTACGTCACCAACGCCCGCGCACTCAGACGCTGCGGCGTGCCGGGCTGGGGCGTGTTTACCAGCAAAGCGCTGCAGGGCGGCGGGCCGCTGATTGATATCGGTGTTCATATGCTCGATGCCGCGCTGTTTGTGCTTGGGTTTCCGCCAGTTGCGCGCGTCACCGCGCACACGTTCCAGAAGCTCGGCACCACTAAAAGCAGCGGTCAGTTTGGCCGCTGGGACCCGCAGCGCTACACGGTGGAAGACGCGCTGTTCGCTACGCTTACGTTCGCCAATGGCGGCATTTTGCGTCTCGAAACCTCCTTTGCGCTCAACATTGCGCCGCAGTCGGTGATGAACGTCGAGTTCTGCGGCGACAAAGCGGGCGCCACGCTGTTCCCGGCGCATATCTATCAGGATTGCGATGGCGAACTGCTGACCCTGATGCAGCGCGAAAAAGCCGATGACCGGCGTCACCAGCGCAGCATGGAAGCGTTTCTCGACCGCGTGCAGGGCAAACCTGCGCCGATTGCCGATGGCGAACAGGGCTGGCAAATCCAGCGGCTGGTGGCCGCGATGTATGAGGCGGCAGAAACAGGGATGTGCGTTGAACTATGA